Proteins found in one Acidobacteriota bacterium genomic segment:
- a CDS encoding sigma-54 dependent transcriptional regulator, translated as MARNKVLVVDDEKNQREIYMMILEDAGYQVTTAQSGEQAVKFARENKFDLVLTDYKMTGMDGVQLVNELYDLDPSIIVVMMTAHGTVESVKSAMRAGVYDYLEKPVDQEQLLNVVRSALAGLVAIDDEIIGGSEEIERVKKMILKVAGSTSTVLIRGESGSGKELVARAIHKASPRRNEIFQAVNCAAINENLLESELFGHEKGSFTGAHTQKKGQFEIADRGTLFLDEIGDLSVPMQAKILRALQEREIMRVGGTRPIKVDVRVIAATNRDLEAMVKDGRFREDLYYRLNIIPINLPPLRNRRADIPLLIDFFIAKHSRNAQRRIKGITASAKNVLMNYSWPGNVRQLDSAIERAILLCEGDEITVEDLPLEIRQEGTPAGNFNFKLPPEGISFEELERSLITQAMEQTGWNITRAAKLLGLSFRTLQYRLEKFDMKKPTSE; from the coding sequence ATGGCAAGGAATAAAGTTTTAGTTGTTGATGACGAAAAGAATCAGCGCGAAATTTATATGATGATTCTGGAAGACGCGGGTTATCAGGTGACCACAGCGCAAAGCGGCGAACAAGCCGTCAAGTTTGCCCGCGAAAATAAATTTGATCTGGTGCTCACCGATTACAAAATGACCGGCATGGATGGGGTGCAGTTGGTCAATGAACTTTATGACCTTGACCCGTCGATTATCGTCGTGATGATGACCGCGCATGGCACCGTCGAATCCGTCAAAAGCGCCATGCGCGCGGGCGTCTATGATTATCTCGAAAAGCCTGTTGATCAGGAGCAATTGTTGAATGTCGTGAGAAGCGCGCTTGCCGGACTCGTTGCCATTGACGATGAAATCATCGGCGGGTCCGAAGAAATCGAGCGCGTCAAGAAGATGATTTTGAAAGTTGCCGGTTCGACCTCGACCGTGTTGATTCGCGGCGAATCGGGTTCCGGTAAAGAACTCGTCGCCCGCGCCATTCATAAAGCCAGTCCGCGCCGCAATGAAATTTTTCAGGCGGTCAACTGCGCCGCAATCAATGAAAACCTCTTGGAATCGGAACTCTTCGGACATGAGAAGGGGTCGTTTACCGGCGCGCATACGCAAAAGAAAGGACAGTTTGAAATTGCCGACAGAGGCACGTTGTTTTTGGATGAAATCGGCGATTTGAGTGTGCCGATGCAGGCAAAAATTTTGCGCGCCTTGCAGGAACGCGAAATCATGCGGGTCGGCGGTACGCGCCCCATTAAAGTCGATGTGCGGGTGATTGCCGCGACCAATCGCGACCTCGAAGCAATGGTTAAAGACGGGCGCTTTCGCGAAGATTTGTATTATCGGTTGAATATCATTCCGATTAATTTGCCGCCGCTTCGCAATCGCCGCGCCGATATTCCTCTGCTCATAGATTTTTTCATCGCCAAACACAGTCGCAACGCGCAACGGCGCATTAAAGGCATTACCGCTTCGGCAAAAAATGTTTTGATGAATTATTCGTGGCCCGGCAATGTGCGCCAACTCGATTCGGCAATCGAACGGGCAATTCTGCTTTGCGAAGGCGATGAAATCACCGTCGAAGATTTGCCGCTTGAAATTCGTCAGGAAGGCACACCCGCCGGTAATTTCAATTTCAAACTGCCACCCGAAGGCATCTCGTTTGAGGAACTCGAACGCTCGCTGATTACCCAGGCGATGGAACAGACCGGCTGGAATATCACCCGCGCCGCCAAACTCCTGGGATTATCGTTTCGCACCCTGCAATATCGTCTGGAAAAATTCGATATGAAAAAACCGACATCGGAATAA